GTTTGAACTTCAGCGGGCGCAATTCATCGGCGCGACGATCATCATGTCGTTTCATGCCGACAGGATACACGCTGGGCACGGCGAAGGGGAGCAGGGGGGAAGGCGGCGTTGCCTAAAGCGTCGAAACGACCATTGGCCGTGGCCCATTATTGCGACTGTTCTTCGATGGCCCATTCTTTGAGCCGGCGCTGGAGCGTGCGAACCGAGATGCCCAAGGTCGCGGCCGCGTGGGTGCGATTGCCGTGGCAGCGGTCGAGCGTTTGCAGGATGACGTTCTTCTCGACGCTGGTCAGCGTCTTTTCGTCCGTCTCGGCCGACTGGTCCTCGGCCAGTTGGGTCATGCTGGCCGGCAAGTGCTCCAGCGTCAGCACCGACACGTCGTTCAGCACCAGCATGCTCTCGATGCAGTTCCGCAGTTGCCGCACGTTGCCGGGCCAGTCGTACTGCTCGAGATAAAACCGCAGATCGTTGTGCAACCTCGGGCGCGGACGCTGCAGGCGCTGGGAAATCTCTTCCAGGAAGTACTCGGTCAGTTCGGCGATGTCCTCGCGGCGCTGACGCAGCGGCGGCAGCCCGATGGCCACGACGTGCAGCCGGTAGTACAGGTCTTCGCGAAACTTCCCTTCTTGCATCAGCGTGGCCAAGTCGCGGCTGGTGGCCGCCACCACGCGGACATCGACGGGGCGGAGGTCATTGCCGCCGATGGGAGTGATCTGCCGGGTTTCGAGCGCCCGCAACAGCTTGGCTTGCGAGCCGATGGGGAAGTCGCCGATTTCGTCGATGAACAGCGTGCCCCCCTTGGCCTGTTCAAAGCGACCGAGCCGGTCGGCCGTGGCGCCCGTGAACGAGCCGCGGACGTGGCCGAACAGTTCGCTCTCGACCAGCGTTTCGGGAATGGCGGCCATGTTGACGACGACGAACGGCGCATTGCTGCGGCGACCGCCGTTGTGAATGGCGTCGGCCACCAACTCTTTTCCCGAGCCCGACTCGCCCAGGATCAACACCGTGCTATCGGTCTTGGCGGCGCGATCGATCTGCTCGGCGACGCGCAGCATGATCTGCGACTCGCCGATCAGCCGCTTGACGCCGCGTCCTGGACTGCGGCGTGTCGATGCTTCGGCGGCGGCCCGCGCCACGACGCAGTGCTTGTGGACCAGTTCGAGCAAGCGCTTGGGATCGACCGGCTTGGTCAGGTAGTCGCGCGCGCCGCACTTCATGGCCTCGACGGCCGTCTGCACGTCACCATAGGCCGTGACCATGATAAAGGCCGTGGCCGGCTGGTGCATGACCCACTCCTTCAGCAGGTCGATCCCACTCTTGGTTCCCAGCCGCAGGTCGCTAATCACCAGGTCCACCGCGCGGTGAATTGACTTGAGCGCTTCCTCCGGGTTGCGCGCGGTCAGGATTTCGTAACCCTCCAGGCGCAACACCCGGGCTAGCGCGTCGCGCTCGCTCGAATTGTCCTCGACCACCATGATCACGGCACGTTCGTTCACAACATTATTCTCTGGGTTCAGTAGGACAGCATACGCGCGACGGCGTGACAATCAACCGGGATGGGAAGCCATCGACGGATTGCGCGCCGCGGCGTTGCCGTTGGCCGCCGACCGGGCTCCGGCGGCCTGGGGCACCAGCGGCAGGCGAATGCGAAACTCGGCGCCACCTTCCGGGGCGGCGTGGCAACCGACGCTGCCGCCGGCCTCTTCCACGAATCGCTTGACCAGCGCCAAGCCGAGCCCGGTGCCCAGTTCCTTGGTCGAGTGAAAAGGTTCAAAGATTCGCTCGCGCGAGGCGATTGGCACGCCGGGACCATTATCGGCGACGGCCAGTTCGGCCGCGTCCTCAGCCCGCCGAACCGAGACGCGAATGTGCCCTTGCGGCCCGGTGGCCTCGGCGCTGTTGGTCAACAAGTTCAAGAACGCCTGCCGCAGTCGCGAACGATCCATCAGCACCTTCAACGGCCCGGCCTCAAGTCGCGGCTCGACATTCACGGCGTCGCGATCGAGCAGCGGCCGCATGATGTCGATGACGACTTGCGTCTCGACGACCAGGTCGAGCACTTCGGCGTGCGCCTTCTCGGGACGCGCGTACTCGACCAGCGAGCGCATCATGGCGTCGACGCGCTCGATTTCATCGACCGTTTCATGCATGATCTGCGCCGACTGGTCCGGACTAGGCTGGCCGTTCTGCCACAGACGTTCGAGGTAATGCAGG
The window above is part of the Planctomycetota bacterium genome. Proteins encoded here:
- a CDS encoding sigma-54-dependent Fis family transcriptional regulator; this translates as MNERAVIMVVEDNSSERDALARVLRLEGYEILTARNPEEALKSIHRAVDLVISDLRLGTKSGIDLLKEWVMHQPATAFIMVTAYGDVQTAVEAMKCGARDYLTKPVDPKRLLELVHKHCVVARAAAEASTRRSPGRGVKRLIGESQIMLRVAEQIDRAAKTDSTVLILGESGSGKELVADAIHNGGRRSNAPFVVVNMAAIPETLVESELFGHVRGSFTGATADRLGRFEQAKGGTLFIDEIGDFPIGSQAKLLRALETRQITPIGGNDLRPVDVRVVAATSRDLATLMQEGKFREDLYYRLHVVAIGLPPLRQRREDIAELTEYFLEEISQRLQRPRPRLHNDLRFYLEQYDWPGNVRQLRNCIESMLVLNDVSVLTLEHLPASMTQLAEDQSAETDEKTLTSVEKNVILQTLDRCHGNRTHAAATLGISVRTLQRRLKEWAIEEQSQ